Sequence from the Thermosinus carboxydivorans Nor1 genome:
AGAAGCTGGTCGTCGGCCTCGGCGGCCCGCTGGGCGCTCAGCAGTTCCACGGTTTCGGCAGCGCCGAGTTGCCCCGGTTACTCGTTGAAATCGGGGAGGTGCTGCTGGCGAAACTGCCCATCCTGGGCGGGCTGGCGATAATCGAAAATGCCTACGAAGAAACGGCCCTCATCCGCGCTGTGTCGCCGGCGGGCATGATTGACGAAGAAAGCGACCTGCTGGCTTATTCTAAAAGCCTTATGCCGGCCTTGCCGGCTGACAATCTCGATCTATTGATTATTGAAGAGATGGGCAAGAACTACAGCGGCACCGGCATCGATACCAATATTATCGGCAGGGCCCGCATTCAGGGCGTGCCTGAGCCGGAAAAACCGTTCATCAAGCGGATTGCCGTCCTCGATTTGTCGCATGAATCCCACGGCAACGCTACCGGTATCGGGCTGGCCGACTTTGTTACCAAGAAGCTGGTGGACAAAATGGACCGGCACAGTACCTACCTGAACTGTCTGACCAGCACGTTTGTCGTGCGGGCGGCCATTCCCATGTATTTTGATACCGAGGAAAAGCTGCTTGATGCGGCGCTATATAGCCTAAGCGGCATTCCCGCCGAAAAGCTGCGCATCGTCATCATCCCGAATACATTGTTTTTAACCGAATGCCTGGTGTCGGAAGCGCTAATCCCTGAACTGGCGGCGCGGCCGGGCATCGAGATTTGCGGGGAACCGGAGGAATTTACTTTTGACGGCGAAGGCAACCTGCGCCTGCGGATTGGCCGGACAGTCCATGGCTAGCTATACGAGCGCCACTTATACTTACTCACAGTGACGAATGCATTGAATTGATATAATAATTTTGAAATATAGGGAGGTATGAACTAATGGTTCAATACAACAAAGTAACACCGGCAGTTATTGAGGCGCTAAAAGGCATTGTCGGCGAAAAATATGTCATTACCGACGGTGAAAAGATGCTCCCCTACAGCCATGACGAAGTTACCGACAGCCGCTACCACCATATGCCGGAAGTAGTCGTCCTGCCGCAGACGGCGCAGGAGATTGCCGAGATTGTCAAGCTGGCCAACCGCGAGCTTATTCCCATCGTACCCCGCGGGGCGGGCACAGGCCTAGCCTGCGGCGCCGTACCGGTGTACGGCGGCATTGTCCTCAGCCTGGAGCGGATGAACCGCATCCTGGAAATCAATACTGACAGCCTGTATATGGTGGTGGAACCCGGTGTCCGAACTGACGATGTCCAAAATGCCGCCCGTGAGGTTGGGCTGTTCTACGCCGGCGACCCGTGCAGTGGCGACAGTTGCTTCATTGGCGGGAATGTGGCCACCAATGCCGGCGGCAACCGGGCGGTAAAATACGGCACAACCCGCGACCAGGTATATTCAATTGAGGTGGTAACGCCGCGCGGCGATATTGTAACTTTGGGCGGCCGCCTGGAAAAAGTCACTACCGGCTACCGCCTCGACCAACTGATCATCGGTTCCGAAGGCACGTTAGGGATCATTACCAAAATCACGCTTAAGCTAATGCCGCTGCCGCAGCATGTCGTCGATTTGCTGGCGGTATTCCCGGATATTGATACGGCCATCGGCCTGGTGCCCAAACTCATCAAAGCCGGGATAACGCCTACCTGTGTGGAGTTCATGGACAATGTTACCATTCGGAGCGTTGAGCGCTTCCTCAATGAAAAGCTCCCCCATAGCGAAAACGGCCATTATGTCATCGTCCAGGTCGAAGGCGAAAACGAAGACGACCTGGACAATAAGAGCGTGCTTTTGGACGAGCTGTGCACCGAGCATGGCGCGTTGAGCGTTTTAGTTGCCGATCCCAAGAAGATCTGGCGGGCACGCAAGTCG
This genomic interval carries:
- a CDS encoding nickel pincer cofactor-dependent isomerase, group 22 — protein: MAKLPKMVRIKQTFARPRVDDASAVATAELAKLSLGDRIKPGQTVGITVGSRGIQNILTILKAAIGYVRSLGAQPILLAAMGSHGGGTEAGQLEVLAGLGITEEAMGAPIVPCAINEIIGHTREGIPAYILKSALEVDGILVINRVKTHTSFKGKVESGLIKKLVVGLGGPLGAQQFHGFGSAELPRLLVEIGEVLLAKLPILGGLAIIENAYEETALIRAVSPAGMIDEESDLLAYSKSLMPALPADNLDLLIIEEMGKNYSGTGIDTNIIGRARIQGVPEPEKPFIKRIAVLDLSHESHGNATGIGLADFVTKKLVDKMDRHSTYLNCLTSTFVVRAAIPMYFDTEEKLLDAALYSLSGIPAEKLRIVIIPNTLFLTECLVSEALIPELAARPGIEICGEPEEFTFDGEGNLRLRIGRTVHG
- a CDS encoding FAD-binding oxidoreductase — its product is MVQYNKVTPAVIEALKGIVGEKYVITDGEKMLPYSHDEVTDSRYHHMPEVVVLPQTAQEIAEIVKLANRELIPIVPRGAGTGLACGAVPVYGGIVLSLERMNRILEINTDSLYMVVEPGVRTDDVQNAAREVGLFYAGDPCSGDSCFIGGNVATNAGGNRAVKYGTTRDQVYSIEVVTPRGDIVTLGGRLEKVTTGYRLDQLIIGSEGTLGIITKITLKLMPLPQHVVDLLAVFPDIDTAIGLVPKLIKAGITPTCVEFMDNVTIRSVERFLNEKLPHSENGHYVIVQVEGENEDDLDNKSVLLDELCTEHGALSVLVADPKKIWRARKSFAEAVRHESLIQAKEDIVVPVDQIPAMMREIAALSEKYGLATRTASHAGDGNIHLNILKGDMPDGEWDAKLDAFQHELYKCVYRLGGKLSGEHGIGYKRKQLMQEFTDPVELEMMRAIKKALDPNLILNPGKIFDV